A genomic stretch from Thermodesulfobacteriota bacterium includes:
- a CDS encoding carboxyl transferase domain-containing protein gives MTPEINKRLSQIELRVQYLLDIKEGAEWGNLGDLMEKVRRLKEEIYDRTEESIGADLSDLEETISFLEDRAEKSLTPDEIVRIVRNPQRITLQNILENVYDSYTELGGMEDCNIDPSMVVAKATISRRVKGHVYVHQVMVIGHEKGHGEEFRNGGCTRPWGNEKAMRYMEVAETEGIPIHFYVFTPGAFPIEDYPGAAQQIARNLYALAKLRVPIVSLISEGGSGGAEAVGMSDIRLMLSHGYYSVISPEGAAAIEGKIKEGEKVPKDLLTFCAEQLSITARDNLPLKTIDRIVQEPVLGARRDDFAFLRQLRYEMIRATDEVVLKTKSFRTFRAYAIKQEKAAERNYEFDIYIRWELTKGEEERLLRLRSLKYRKMGQGFYNESVTWPDKVFKKTEDAVLKGYYGLRYGLIRHHHKQVKKVIEEVSGEGSVFLRKISSPLISAYDFVANSAAKKQLRIMTASSSAPGAEEVTEDWGDTYVSPLANEDRTVSCPNAREYGCLDLWVPDLYGEFCGVCQNCGHHFPLEYQWYLQNLFDRGSIHEFNGHIGSINAIGYQGFENKIRRDVIKTGRTSAMITSHARVEGISLIVAMLFNDFRNGTVGAAEGDKFVRACEKARIMRRPFLAYVHATGGIRIQEGTVGVVQMPKCTMAVREYIDSGGLYIVVYDNNSYAGPVASFLGCSPYQFAIRSSKIGFAGPRVIRETTGEDIPPDYHSAQKALARGHIQGIWDRREFRYNLYKCLLTMGGSNLYYR, from the coding sequence ATGACGCCGGAAATTAATAAACGACTTTCCCAGATTGAACTCAGAGTGCAATATCTCCTGGACATTAAAGAGGGTGCCGAGTGGGGCAATCTGGGCGATTTAATGGAGAAGGTCCGGCGACTGAAGGAAGAAATCTATGACCGGACCGAAGAGTCTATAGGGGCCGACCTGTCCGACCTGGAAGAGACTATTTCGTTTCTGGAGGATAGGGCGGAAAAATCCCTTACCCCGGATGAGATAGTGCGTATCGTCCGCAACCCCCAGCGCATTACACTGCAAAATATCCTGGAAAATGTCTATGACAGTTACACTGAACTGGGAGGGATGGAGGACTGCAACATCGATCCTTCCATGGTTGTCGCCAAGGCCACTATCTCCAGGCGGGTTAAGGGCCACGTTTATGTCCACCAGGTGATGGTCATCGGCCATGAAAAAGGCCATGGCGAAGAATTCCGCAATGGCGGCTGCACCCGGCCGTGGGGCAATGAAAAGGCCATGCGTTACATGGAAGTGGCGGAGACCGAAGGGATACCCATACATTTTTATGTATTTACTCCGGGTGCTTTTCCCATTGAAGATTATCCCGGCGCCGCCCAGCAGATCGCACGCAACCTTTACGCCCTGGCCAAACTGCGTGTGCCTATAGTATCACTCATCTCAGAGGGCGGTTCCGGAGGAGCGGAAGCCGTAGGTATGAGCGATATACGTCTTATGCTTTCACACGGCTATTATTCGGTTATTTCACCGGAAGGGGCGGCAGCCATCGAGGGAAAGATTAAAGAAGGGGAAAAGGTTCCCAAGGATTTGCTTACCTTCTGCGCCGAACAACTCTCCATTACGGCCCGGGATAATCTGCCGTTGAAAACGATTGATCGTATTGTGCAGGAGCCGGTTTTAGGAGCCAGGCGTGATGATTTTGCTTTTTTGAGACAGCTTCGTTATGAGATGATCCGTGCGACGGATGAGGTCGTTCTTAAGACGAAGAGTTTTCGCACCTTCCGTGCCTACGCCATCAAACAGGAAAAGGCGGCAGAACGCAACTACGAATTTGATATCTACATACGGTGGGAGTTAACGAAGGGAGAAGAGGAGCGTCTTTTACGTTTGCGTTCCTTAAAATACCGTAAGATGGGGCAGGGCTTTTACAATGAGAGTGTAACCTGGCCGGATAAAGTCTTTAAGAAGACAGAAGATGCGGTGCTTAAGGGTTACTATGGCCTCCGTTACGGTCTTATCCGGCATCACCATAAGCAGGTCAAAAAGGTGATCGAAGAGGTCTCCGGAGAAGGCTCTGTCTTTCTCAGAAAAATCTCTTCGCCTCTTATATCGGCTTACGATTTTGTTGCCAACTCCGCCGCCAAGAAACAGCTCAGGATTATGACTGCGTCTTCATCTGCCCCCGGCGCCGAAGAGGTCACAGAAGATTGGGGAGATACCTATGTCAGCCCGTTGGCCAATGAAGACCGGACGGTATCCTGCCCTAATGCGCGGGAATATGGGTGTCTGGATCTCTGGGTGCCGGATCTTTACGGTGAGTTCTGCGGTGTTTGCCAGAACTGCGGGCACCATTTCCCTCTTGAATACCAATGGTATCTGCAGAACTTATTTGACCGGGGATCTATTCATGAGTTTAACGGACACATAGGTTCGATAAATGCCATAGGTTACCAGGGCTTTGAAAACAAGATACGCCGTGATGTCATCAAGACCGGACGCACCAGCGCCATGATTACCTCCCATGCCCGGGTAGAAGGAATAAGCCTTATAGTGGCCATGCTCTTTAATGACTTTCGCAATGGCACGGTGGGAGCGGCAGAGGGCGACAAGTTTGTCCGGGCCTGTGAAAAGGCTCGCATAATGAGGCGGCCGTTTTTGGCCTACGTCCATGCTACGGGAGGCATCCGTATCCAGGAGGGCACTGTGGGCGTGGTACAGATGCCCAAGTGCACCATGGCGGTACGTGAATATATCGACTCCGGCGGTCTTTACATCGTGGTATATGATAATAATTCCTATGCAGGTCCGGTGGCCAGTTTTCTCGGCTGCTCGCCCTATCAGTTTGCCATCCGTTCTTCCAAGATTGGTTTTGCCGGGCCGAGGGTTATCCGGGAGACTACGGGCGAGGATATTCCGCCTGATTATCATAGCGCTCAAAAGGCCCTGGCCCGTGGCCATATTCAGGGGATATGGGACAGGCGTGAGTTCAGATATAATCTCTATAAATGCCTTCTTACCATGGGCGGCAGCAATCTCTATTACCGTTAG